The Chelatococcus sp. HY11 genome includes a window with the following:
- a CDS encoding ABC transporter ATP-binding protein, whose translation MSGTADRLPGSPNGAGGSGREPLPVLEVRNLVTEFATRRGVFRAVDDVTLSLYPGRTLCVVGESGSGKSVTARSILQIVDPPGKVASGQVLLHRHLTARGRGAENTVDLVSLDPRSSAIRSIRGRDVAMIFQEPMSSLSPVHRIGDQIGEVIRLHEHVSKKEARARTIELLRKVEIPRPEVAIDRYPFEYSGGMRQRAVIAMALACNPAVLIADEPTTALDVTIQAEILALIRQLQRDSDMAVMFITHDMGVVAEIADDIAVMRFGKMVERGDVFSIFERPQHDYTRHLLNAVRELDRPSERRLAMRAKAAPGKPILVMADMRKEFPFATGFLGLKHDSIVAVADASLELKAGENLGIVGESGSGKTTLGRCLQRVHPVTSGRILYTDRHGKTIDLAPLSDNQLKEPWRDIRMVFQDPFSSLNPRMTVGQIIGEPLLVNGSLSGAALKARVAELLGLVGLPASAAERYPHAFSGGQRQRISIARAIAPDPRIIIADEASSALDVSLRTQILDLMLDLQERLDLSFIFISHDIAVIRYFCDRIAVMHRGRIVETGETETVCSNPQHAYTQSLLSAVPVADPRRRGMTHRFRYREP comes from the coding sequence ATGAGCGGGACCGCCGATCGTCTCCCCGGCTCGCCGAACGGCGCCGGAGGCTCGGGGCGTGAGCCACTGCCGGTTCTTGAGGTCAGGAACCTCGTCACCGAATTCGCCACGCGACGCGGCGTGTTCCGCGCGGTGGACGATGTGACATTGTCGCTCTATCCTGGCCGCACGCTGTGTGTCGTGGGGGAAAGCGGCTCCGGCAAGAGCGTGACGGCCCGGTCGATCCTTCAGATCGTCGATCCGCCCGGCAAGGTCGCCTCCGGGCAGGTTCTGCTGCACCGCCATCTCACGGCGCGGGGGCGCGGCGCCGAGAACACGGTGGATCTCGTCAGCCTCGATCCGCGCTCGTCGGCGATCCGCTCCATTCGCGGGCGCGACGTCGCGATGATCTTCCAGGAGCCGATGAGCTCATTGTCGCCGGTGCATCGCATCGGTGACCAGATCGGCGAGGTCATCCGCCTGCACGAGCATGTCTCGAAGAAGGAGGCGCGGGCGCGGACCATCGAACTCCTGCGCAAGGTCGAGATTCCCCGGCCGGAGGTGGCGATCGACCGCTATCCCTTCGAGTATTCCGGTGGGATGCGCCAGCGCGCGGTCATCGCCATGGCATTGGCCTGCAATCCGGCGGTTCTGATCGCCGATGAGCCGACCACGGCGCTCGACGTGACGATTCAGGCCGAGATTCTGGCGTTGATCCGCCAGCTCCAGCGCGACAGCGACATGGCCGTGATGTTCATCACCCATGACATGGGGGTCGTCGCCGAGATCGCCGACGACATCGCCGTGATGCGTTTCGGCAAGATGGTGGAGCGCGGCGACGTGTTCTCGATCTTCGAGAGGCCACAGCACGACTACACGCGCCATCTGCTCAATGCCGTGCGGGAACTCGACCGGCCATCGGAGCGGCGCCTCGCCATGCGGGCGAAGGCGGCGCCCGGCAAGCCGATCCTCGTCATGGCGGACATGCGCAAGGAGTTCCCTTTCGCCACCGGCTTTCTGGGGTTGAAGCACGATTCCATCGTCGCGGTGGCGGACGCGAGCCTTGAGCTGAAGGCCGGTGAAAACCTCGGCATCGTGGGCGAGTCCGGGTCGGGCAAGACGACGCTCGGCCGTTGCCTGCAGCGCGTTCATCCCGTCACATCAGGCCGCATTCTTTATACGGATCGCCACGGCAAGACGATCGATCTGGCGCCGCTGTCGGACAACCAGCTGAAGGAGCCCTGGCGCGACATTCGCATGGTGTTCCAGGATCCGTTCTCATCGCTCAATCCGCGCATGACCGTCGGGCAGATCATCGGCGAGCCGCTGCTCGTCAACGGCAGCTTGAGTGGCGCGGCTCTCAAGGCGCGCGTCGCGGAGCTTCTCGGGCTCGTCGGCCTGCCGGCCTCGGCGGCGGAGCGTTACCCCCATGCCTTCTCGGGCGGGCAGAGGCAGCGCATCTCGATTGCGAGGGCAATCGCGCCTGACCCGCGCATCATCATCGCCGACGAAGCGTCGTCGGCGCTCGATGTGAGCCTGAGGACCCAGATCCTCGATCTGATGCTCGACCTGCAGGAGCGGCTCGATCTCAGTTTCATCTTCATCAGCCACGATATCGCGGTGATCCGCTATTTCTGCGATCGCATCGCGGTCATGCACCGGGGCCGCATCGTCGAGACGGGCGAGACGGAGACGGTCTGCTCCAACCCCCAGCATGCCTACACGCAGTCCCTGCTCTCGGCTGTTCCGGTCGCCGACCCGCGCCGGCGCGGCATGACGCATCGCTTTCGCTATCGTGAACCGTAA
- a CDS encoding mandelate racemase/muconate lactonizing enzyme family protein — MKITAVKTYLMQVGSRPTTTSASKEGAAQDSAGKDSAGLGADADFRGSRNWLFVKIFTDEGITGVGECSGWPRVIETAVKDYASILVGEEASDIDRLWHRLYVASMGHGVLGTVGGGALTGIEMALWDIKGKALGQPVWNLLGGRFRDRIRVYGHAKTPERARDLMARGYTGVKVGFTGAVDVDCVAAVRDAVGADVDVMVDAHGPSWMTPQDAIIVGRALEPLDLLFYEDPVAPESLDALARVRDSVDIPLAAGERVSTIWGIRPYIERDLVDVIQPDTGRAGGITQMRKMAAMAEGHFITMAPHSGSLGPVAEFAALHVMATIPNALMLERVEFDWPGRYEVVTPVLKVVDGHLPVPTAPGLGVDIVEEEVARYPSRRNVADMPPEDGWAYETGTVGENVYFQTRLRRRAKLTRTGG; from the coding sequence ATGAAGATCACCGCCGTCAAAACCTATCTGATGCAAGTCGGCTCGCGCCCGACAACGACGAGTGCCTCGAAGGAGGGAGCAGCCCAGGACAGTGCGGGAAAAGATAGCGCGGGACTTGGGGCCGATGCCGACTTCCGCGGATCGCGCAACTGGCTATTCGTGAAGATCTTTACCGACGAGGGCATCACCGGCGTCGGCGAATGCTCCGGCTGGCCGCGCGTCATCGAAACGGCGGTCAAGGACTATGCCTCGATACTCGTGGGTGAGGAGGCCAGCGACATCGACCGGCTGTGGCATCGCCTCTACGTGGCCTCGATGGGCCACGGCGTGCTCGGCACGGTCGGTGGCGGTGCCCTGACCGGGATCGAGATGGCTTTGTGGGACATCAAGGGCAAGGCGCTCGGCCAGCCGGTCTGGAACCTGCTCGGGGGGCGCTTCCGCGATCGCATCCGCGTCTACGGCCATGCCAAGACACCGGAGCGCGCACGCGACCTGATGGCACGCGGATATACCGGCGTGAAGGTCGGCTTCACAGGCGCCGTTGATGTTGATTGCGTGGCGGCGGTGCGTGACGCCGTCGGCGCTGATGTAGACGTGATGGTCGACGCGCATGGCCCGTCCTGGATGACACCCCAGGACGCGATCATCGTCGGCCGCGCCCTCGAGCCGCTCGATCTTCTCTTCTACGAGGACCCGGTCGCACCCGAGAGCCTGGACGCGCTGGCGCGGGTGCGCGATTCCGTGGATATTCCGCTGGCCGCCGGCGAGCGTGTCAGCACGATCTGGGGCATTCGGCCCTACATCGAGCGTGATCTCGTCGATGTCATCCAGCCCGATACCGGCCGCGCCGGCGGCATCACGCAGATGCGCAAGATGGCGGCCATGGCGGAGGGACATTTCATCACCATGGCTCCCCATTCCGGTTCGCTCGGACCGGTGGCGGAATTCGCGGCGCTCCATGTCATGGCGACCATTCCCAACGCGTTGATGCTGGAGCGTGTCGAGTTCGACTGGCCGGGCCGCTACGAGGTGGTTACGCCGGTGCTGAAGGTCGTCGACGGACATCTGCCGGTGCCGACCGCCCCCGGCCTCGGCGTCGACATCGTCGAGGAGGAAGTGGCGCGCTATCCGAGCCGCCGCAACGTCGCCGACATGCCGCCCGAGGACGGCTGGGCCTATGAGACGGGCACGGTCGGCGAGAACGTCTATTTCCAGACGCGCCTGCGACGGCGGGCGAAGCTGACGCGCACGGGCGGGTGA